In a single window of the Massilia oculi genome:
- the corA gene encoding magnesium/cobalt transporter CorA, with amino-acid sequence MINVFVLQNGRLNQATIASRQDLENVAPVWVDLTDPDEEERTWVKSKYGVILPGEDEVQDIEASARYYEAENGDLHLRTDFLLEEEDGPSRVITVAFILSGKILFSVHNDDLPVFRLVRMRARSRPGSIEDYMDVLLDLYATDAEYSADALEGIYESLEEVSTRVLQKEFTDNDAAAALNAIAHEEDLNGRIRRNMMDTRRAVSFLMRGRLLNSDQFEEARQILRDIESLDGHTSFLFDKVNFLMDATVGFININQNKIIKIFSVASVAFLPPTLIASLYGMNFALMPELNWRFGYPFAIALMAASAVAPLLYFRRRGWLK; translated from the coding sequence ATGATCAACGTATTTGTCCTCCAGAATGGCCGCCTGAACCAGGCAACGATCGCTTCCCGGCAAGACCTGGAAAACGTCGCGCCGGTGTGGGTCGACCTGACCGATCCGGACGAAGAAGAGCGCACCTGGGTCAAGTCCAAATATGGCGTCATCTTGCCGGGCGAGGACGAAGTCCAGGACATCGAAGCCTCGGCGCGCTACTACGAGGCCGAAAACGGCGACCTGCACCTGCGCACCGACTTTTTGCTCGAAGAAGAAGACGGCCCGTCGCGGGTGATCACGGTGGCCTTCATCCTGTCCGGCAAAATCCTGTTCTCGGTCCATAACGACGATTTGCCCGTGTTCCGCCTGGTGCGCATGCGCGCGCGTTCGCGGCCCGGCTCGATCGAAGACTATATGGACGTGCTGCTCGACCTGTACGCGACCGACGCCGAGTATTCGGCCGACGCGCTGGAAGGCATCTACGAAAGCCTGGAGGAAGTCTCGACCCGGGTGCTGCAGAAGGAATTCACCGACAATGACGCCGCCGCCGCGCTGAACGCCATCGCGCACGAGGAAGACTTGAACGGCCGCATCCGCCGCAATATGATGGACACCCGGCGCGCGGTCAGCTTCCTGATGCGCGGCCGGCTGCTCAACTCCGACCAGTTCGAGGAAGCGCGCCAGATCCTGCGCGACATCGAGTCGCTCGACGGCCACACGTCCTTCCTGTTCGACAAGGTGAACTTCCTGATGGACGCCACCGTCGGCTTCATCAACATCAACCAGAACAAGATCATCAAGATCTTCTCGGTGGCCTCGGTCGCCTTCCTGCCGCCGACCCTGATCGCCAGCCTGTACGGCATGAACTTCGCCCTGATGCCGGAACTGAACTGGCGTTTCGGCTATCCGTTCGCGATCGCCCTGATGGCGGCCAGCGCTGTGGCGCCGCTGTTGTACTTCCGGCGGCGAGGATGGTTGAAGTGA